AGATCTGAGTTTACAAAAAATAACATAGCAATAACTTGCCAATTAAAATATATTCCAGGAAAAAGGATTTTTTTCCTGGATGCTCCTGATATGACTGTGTTACTCAAGGCACATTTCTCTCAAGCTTCAAATTTTAATACTAAATGGACTGAGCATTATGGTTGTGCATTCCCCATCATTATGAAAGGTAGTTGAGTCTCAAGCTGATTGCTCATGCTGCATGAATCTACACATGTTGCAATTTGCAAGGTAAATTAAGTACAGAAAATTTCAGGGAGCGGTAGCTGCAACACAAAAGTAGTGAAGCAAACTACATACAGCACACTGAAGATTCCTCAATGCATAAGGTAAATGAGAAGTTTTACGATGATGTGGAATTAAATTTTCCACAGAAACAACTTAATTTAAGTACCAACCATGAGTTATAAGTGTAATTATAGGCACAACCACCATGCACTCACGCACCAGGAAgtatggaaaaaagaaaaacttccAGCTGTACAACAAGGCTCCATATCAATTCTTATATTTATATCAATAAGGCATATGAAACTTTCTTCCTCTAGGCCAGCATATTGTTTTTTACTATTCCTGTTTATCTTCACCTCCATCATCGCTGGCATCATCAGCGCTTGCTCCTTCAGTATTTACAGTTTCTACTTCAGCATCAGCCTTTACAACTTCAACCTTATCATCACCACTTTCCTTCCAATTCAAACGAACAGGTCTTCCCATAAGTTCCTACATAATGGACAAAACGTAAGTCTGATACCTTTGTGGTTTCGTCATTGGTGTGCATGTAGTTAATGCATCTTAcatccaatttttttaaaaaaaataaagggaaaAATAGGACAGACGATTCATGAAACTGTATGATAGCAGGTTTATTATTCTAAGCCAATGGTCAGGGACCTTATAATTCATCTCTAAAATAGAGAGCAGGCAAGGCATCTAACAGCTGCCCCTGAGACGTGTTATCTTCCATTTGACAGCTTGCCACAATATGAGGGGGGGAACAATACAGTTTATAACTGACAAGTaacattttaatttttatcTAGATGAGGTATGTGTCAAAGGAGGCATGCTATATCCTCACAAAAAAAGTAATATAAGAAGGTACCGATATGTAAAATACTAATGGAAAACATTCCCGTCAAACTTGTTCAGTTAAACATCATTGCAGCAGTTGATGTATCAATGGTCGATCGATCCACATTCTAATTGTAAATTGTAAAACATAAAGGCAGAAGTTTGTCTGTAACACCTTGCCATCAAGCTCACTGAGAGCAGCCTCTGCTTCTTCTTTTGTCCCAAAGGAAACAAAACCGTACCCAGCTGCTTTTCCATTATCAAAGATAACGTTAGCAGAAAGTGGGTTAAATTTTGAGAAGAATTCTTTGACATTGGGAGCTCTTGCTTTCCATGGAAGGTTGGACACGTAGAGCTTGTGCCGCTCTATAATGGTGCCTGGAGGAGGAGTTGGAGCAGGTTTTCTGAAGCTCTTTGAAAATTCCACCTTGATTTTCCGCCCCATTACCTCCTACAAAATTGAGCATGCAGAAACTAGCATAAGAGGTCTATGGGTGAGTTTCTTGAACTCAGAATTTTTTGGTCTCAATGCATATTTTTGAGAAAACCTCAAGGTGTCAGCATCTTGATGACAAGTTCATTGAACAAAACATCAATTCTATGTCTACAAGACTGATAAAATGGGTTCATGCTGATTACAAGTAAGACTATGTCCACGTGAAGTGCAAGCCATATATCCAGTAAGTTGCTGAAATTGCTGAAAGCCTCCGTGCAGGAGAATGCAAGTGAGGTCAGTGGATGCAGCAAGACGTAATGTAGCAGCCACAAGCTAAGTCACATCTACATTTTTTTAACTGATACTCACATTTGCATTTGAACTATGTCTATCTGATACTGTGAGTATCACAGAACATGCTCATTCCTGAAACCACAGCATGGTGCAGATGAAACGCGTCAAGGCAACCTCAAACACACTCACATGGGAGTTGAGcttctccacggcggcggccgcctcctccgccgtcgaCATCGTCACGAACGCGAAGCCCCTGTTCCTCCCATCCTTCCCCTTGATCAGCTTCACCAAACAAACACAAGCGCTTTTTTCAAAAAGCCGAATCGCAACTGAAAAATCCAAAGCGCGCCTCGACAGCTCGCCACGGCACGCggcattgcattttttttcctcgaaaaCCGGTGACGCGGCCCTCACCTCGACGTCCTTGACGGTGCCGCACTGCGCGAAGAGCTTCTCGACCTCCGGCGCGGGCACGGACCAGGGCAGGTTGGCCACGTACAGCTTCCGCCGCTTCTCCCcctgcagctcctcctccgccgcgggggCGGCCTGCGCCTCcgaggccgcgacggcggcggccgggaagcggaggcggaggcccaCCCGGTGATGGCGGCGAGGGGAGCGGAGCGGGGGCAGGGGAGGGGCAAAGTGGGAAACCCGCGGGGCCGGGAGCGCCGCGGCGGTGTGGGGGCTGCGCGCGAGCGAGAGCGCCATTGGGTCGCGCGGGACGCGGGGGCGGGGCGTGCTGGGAATTTGGGGAGCTGGCCGGCTGGGCCTCGAGAGGGCGTGGCTTGGCTGACGGTTCTGCCCCTGATCGAGAGGTGTTTGGGCCGGCCTGGTTGCGTTTCGGATAATGTGGGTGCCGGCCGCTGGATAAATGTGAGAGGCTGAGAATAGAGATGTATGGCGTTGACTGTCTGTGGACGCCCAGCAGGCCAGCACTGCACTCTGCATTTCAAAATCTAAGAAAACATGGCATTTCAACAGTTTCACTACCTAAAATCGGAAGCGACTTTCAGGTGCGATCCGTCGATTTTCAGCTCGGATTTGACGACATGGTCTACTTCATTTATCAGTGTAGAGAATGACGCCCAACAAATTCCTTCAACAGAAAAACACACATTCACAagacttttcttttttaaaaaacgcACATTCAGAAACATTGAGTTGGAGTAGACTCTTTCCATGTTCATCTCCAACCCTTTCTTCCAACAACAGTTAAGCTAAGCGCAGCAGCAGGTAAGCTCGATTCATGAAGCTTACCTACGGATTCCACTGATTTCTTCGCGAGGCAGACCGAGGATCTGGACGCCTGAACCCTGGACATTCCGAAACTAGTCTTCCGTATTTGTTGGATCTTGTCACGGTGGTCGGATCGTTCACGGGCTCTACTGTTTGAGATTGAGGGCGATGGATGATTCTTTCTCAGACAGGGTAATAATGTACTTTAAGTCGTCATCCTACAAGCGCCGACATAAAATGGAACGCCCAGATTTATACCAATAAGGATGATAAGGTGCGCCAAAACTGATCCCTGGCTAAATGCGGTCCTACAAAGTTTAGACGCTCTTGAACAATGCAGCATTTGTGAATTACCACATCCttgtttcattttccttttcaggCAATCTATCGTTGTTTCATCGAGAATACATAGTGGCATCCTGTGCCCTAGGAGCAGAATCTCTTCTGCTCGCTACCAATCTGGCACGGACTTTGTCTGTTCGTTCTTACATTGTTTCCGTTActgatgtattttttttttaaaac
This portion of the Setaria viridis chromosome 7, Setaria_viridis_v4.0, whole genome shotgun sequence genome encodes:
- the LOC117864147 gene encoding 28 kDa ribonucleoprotein, chloroplastic translates to MALSLARSPHTAAALPAPRVSHFAPPLPPLRSPRRHHRVGLRLRFPAAAVAASEAQAAPAAEEELQGEKRRKLYVANLPWSVPAPEVEKLFAQCGTVKDVELIKGKDGRNRGFAFVTMSTAEEAAAAVEKLNSHEVMGRKIKVEFSKSFRKPAPTPPPGTIIERHKLYVSNLPWKARAPNVKEFFSKFNPLSANVIFDNGKAAGYGFVSFGTKEEAEAALSELDGKELMGRPVRLNWKESGDDKVEVVKADAEVETVNTEGASADDASDDGGEDKQE